GCCTGCTGCCGCTGGTCTCGCTGCAGGAGCTGCTGCGGCTGGACGACCAGGAGGGCGGCGAGAAGAAGACCGACGAGACCTTCATCGTGGTCACGCAGGTCGGCACCTACACCTTCGGCATCATGGTCGACCGCGTGTTCGACACCGAGGAAATCGTGGTGAAGCCGGTGGCGCCGATCCTGCGCCACATCGAGATGTTCTCGGGCAACACCATCCTCGGCGACGGCTCGGTCATCATGATCCTCGACCCGAACGGCATCGCGTCGGCGACCGGCGAGATGGCCATGGGCGAGACCATGTCGAAGGAGGCCACCTCGGTCCAGGCGACCCGCCAGGAGGACAAGATGGCCCTCCTGCTGTTCCGCGCCGGGGCCGGCGCGCCGAAGGCGGTGCCGCTGTCGCTGGTCGCCCGCCTGGAGGATGTCGACCTCGCCAGCGTCGAATCGTCCAACGGCATGCCGGTGGTCCAGTACCGCGGCAAGCTGATGCCGCTGGTGCCGATCGATCCGGGCTTCATGATCGGCCAGGAAGGCCGCCAGCCGGTTCTGGTCTTCGCCGACGGCGACCGGTCGATGGGCCTGATCGTCGACGAGATCGTCGACATCGTGGAGGAGCGGCTGGTGGTGCAGCTCACCGCCGACCGTCCGGGCCTGATGGGCTCGGCGATCATCGCCGGCAAGGCGACGGACGTGCTCGACGCGGGCTTCTTCCTGACCCAGGCCTATAAGGATTGGTTCGGCTCGTCCTCGACCGACGGGTACGAGGAGGAGAGGACTCTCCAGCGCGTGCTGCTGGTCGACGACAGCCCCTTCTTCCGCAACCTGCTGACCCCGCTGCTGTCGGTCGCCGGCTACGACGTCACCGCCGTGGAGAACGCCAACGAGGCGCTGGCGCTCTGCGAGGCGGGCGAGGACTTCGACGTCATCGTCTCCGACATCGAGATGCCGGGCATGAGCGGCTTCGACTTCGCCGAGGCGGTCCGCCAGGGCGGCACCCGCTGGAGCGGCACGCCGATGGTCGCCCTGTCCAGCCACGCCTCCCCGCGCGACCTCGACCGCGGCCGTCAGGCCGGGTTCACCGACTATGTCGCCAAGTTCGACCGTGACGCGCTGCTGTACGCGCTGCAGCAGACCCTGTCCGAGCAGAAAGGTGCCGCATGAGCAACGCCAAGCTGCCCGCCACCACCAAGAAGTCCAAGGGCGACGAGATCACCTCCGGTGGCAGCCAGGACTATGTGACCATGACGATCGCCGACCAGCTGTTCGGCATCCCGGTCCTGCAGGTCCAGGACGTGCTGGGGCACCAGCGGATCACCCGCATCCCGCTGGCCCCGCCCGAGGTCGCCGGTTCGCTGAACCTGCGCGGGCGCATCGTCACCGCCATCGACGTGCGCCTGCGGCTCGGCCTGACGTCGCGCCCGAAGGACAAGCCGGGCATGTCCATCGTGGTGGACCTGCGCGGCGAACTCTACAGCCTGATGGTCGATTCGGTGGGGGAGGTGCTGAGCCTCTCCAACGATGACTTCGAGCGCAACCCGGCCACCCTCGACCCGCGCTGGCGCGAGGTGTCCACGGGCATCTATCGCCTGAACGGTCAGCTCATGGTGGTCCTGGATGTGCCGCGTCTGCTGAACTTCACCACGATGGAAGCGGCCTGAGGCGAACCCCCGGTCGGTGTGCAAAGCGAAGCCTGAGGCCTGTTCACCATGAAAGTTTGCCTGGTCGTCGATGACAGCCGCGTGGTCCGCAAGGTCGCGCGGAAGATTCTGGAAGAGCTGCACTTCGCCTGCACCGAGGCGGAGGACGGCAAGCAGGCCATGGAGGCCTGCGCGCAGAAGATGCCGGACGCCATCCTGCTCGATTGGAACATGCCGGTGATGACCGGCATCGAGTTCCTGCGCCGTCTGCGCAAGATGAGCGGCGGGGATTTTCCCAAGGTCGTCTTCTGCACCACGGAAAACGACCTCGCCCACATCCAGGAGGCGCTGTCCGCCGGGGCGAACGAGTACATCATGAAGCCGTTCGACAGCGACATCATCCAGACCAAGTTCCAGCAGGTCGGGCTGCTGTGACGGGCGGGATCACCGCGCCGCGCACCGCTCCGACCCTGAAAGGCTGATTGCGTTATGTCCGATCGTTTCGGCAGACCTCCTCCCCCCGCGCCGGCGGGGCATCCGACCGGCGCGGCCGGCGGCGATCCCGTCCGGGTGATGGTGGTCGACGATTCCGCCGTGATCCGTGGCCTTCTGACCCGCGCGCTGGAAGGCGACACCGAAATCCGCGTGGTCGCGTCGGTCGGCGACGGCCAGATGGCGGTCAACGCCCTGCAGCGCAATTCGCTCGACGTCATCGTCCTCGACATCGAGATGCCGGTGATGGACGGGCTGACCGCCATCCCGAAGCTGCTGGCGGTGGCGCCGCAGGTGAAGATCATCATGGCCTCCACGCTGACGCTGCGCGGGGCCGACATCTCCATGCGCTGCCTGTCGGCGGGGGCGGCCGACTACATCCCCAAGCCGACCTCCACCCGCGAGATCGGCGGGGCGGACGCCTTCAAGCGCGAGCTGGTCTCCAAGGTCAAGGCGCTGGGCGCCGCCGCGCGCCGCGCCGGGTCCCGCACCCGCGGCGAGCTGCGCCCGCTGA
This genomic stretch from Azospirillum sp. TSH58 harbors:
- a CDS encoding PleD family two-component system response regulator, whose protein sequence is MKVCLVVDDSRVVRKVARKILEELHFACTEAEDGKQAMEACAQKMPDAILLDWNMPVMTGIEFLRRLRKMSGGDFPKVVFCTTENDLAHIQEALSAGANEYIMKPFDSDIIQTKFQQVGLL
- a CDS encoding chemotaxis protein CheW — translated: MSNAKLPATTKKSKGDEITSGGSQDYVTMTIADQLFGIPVLQVQDVLGHQRITRIPLAPPEVAGSLNLRGRIVTAIDVRLRLGLTSRPKDKPGMSIVVDLRGELYSLMVDSVGEVLSLSNDDFERNPATLDPRWREVSTGIYRLNGQLMVVLDVPRLLNFTTMEAA